In Deltaproteobacteria bacterium, a single window of DNA contains:
- a CDS encoding 50S ribosomal protein L24, with protein MSKTAIKKNDQVMVIAGKDKGKSGRVLRVIPEKGRVLVERVNIVKRHSRASQKTGKGGILEKEAPLAISNVMLVCSKCNKPARIGHKALEDGSRARICRRCDELIDK; from the coding sequence ATGAGCAAAACGGCGATCAAGAAGAACGACCAGGTAATGGTCATAGCCGGCAAGGATAAGGGAAAATCGGGCAGAGTATTGCGCGTTATCCCGGAAAAAGGGCGTGTGTTGGTTGAGAGAGTGAACATCGTCAAGCGTCACTCCAGGGCCAGCCAGAAGACAGGAAAAGGCGGAATACTGGAAAAAGAGGCACCGCTTGCCATTTCGAACGTGATGTTGGTTTGTTCCAAATGCAATAAGCCGGCCCGGATCGGCCACAAGGCGCTCGAGGACGGCTCCAGGGCTCGAATTTGCCGCCGCTGCGACGAGCTGATCGATAAATAG
- the rplN gene encoding 50S ribosomal protein L14 — translation MIQSQTILDVADNSGAKKLFCIKVLGGSRRRYASLGDIIVVSVREALPNSRVKKGDVMKAVVVRTAKEVGRPDGTYIKFDKNSAVLINNQREPVGTRIFGPVARELRAKNFMKIVSLAPEVI, via the coding sequence ATGATACAGTCGCAAACCATCCTTGACGTGGCTGACAATTCCGGAGCCAAGAAACTGTTTTGCATCAAGGTGCTGGGAGGCTCCAGAAGACGTTATGCTTCGTTGGGCGACATCATTGTGGTATCGGTGCGCGAAGCCTTACCCAATTCGAGGGTAAAGAAGGGGGACGTCATGAAGGCCGTAGTAGTTCGGACGGCCAAAGAGGTTGGACGTCCTGACGGCACGTATATAAAATTCGATAAGAACTCCGCCGTTCTGATTAATAATCAGAGGGAACCCGTTGGCACTCGCATCTTCGGACCTGTGGCAAGGGAACTCAGAGCGAAGAATTTCATGAAGATCGTGTCGCTTGCGCCGGAAGTCATTTAG
- the rpsQ gene encoding 30S ribosomal protein S17, translating into MSEQRLRRKKTLTGVVTGDKMDKTVIVSVARQFQQPRYKKYIRMLKKYKAHDEANACSVGDLVIITESRPLSKDKHWRVSKILEKMA; encoded by the coding sequence ATGAGTGAACAGCGCTTGCGAAGGAAGAAAACGTTAACGGGTGTCGTGACCGGTGACAAGATGGACAAGACCGTAATTGTAAGTGTCGCGCGCCAATTTCAGCAACCCAGGTATAAGAAATACATTCGAATGCTGAAGAAATACAAAGCCCACGACGAAGCGAACGCGTGTTCTGTGGGGGATCTGGTCATTATTACGGAGAGCAGACCCTTGAGTAAAGACAAGCATTGGCGCGTGAGTAAGATACTGGAAAAGATGGCGTGA
- the rpmC gene encoding 50S ribosomal protein L29, whose amino-acid sequence MKSSELRDLSVEELVQQEKALKEELFNLKFQHATGQLENVMRIEVTKRDIARLKTVMNEKPAA is encoded by the coding sequence ATGAAAAGTTCGGAGTTACGAGATCTAAGCGTTGAGGAACTGGTCCAGCAGGAGAAAGCGCTGAAAGAAGAGTTGTTTAACCTCAAGTTTCAGCATGCTACAGGCCAGCTGGAAAACGTTATGAGAATTGAGGTCACAAAGAGAGACATCGCGCGCTTGAAAACCGTGATGAATGAGAAGCCTGCGGCCTAG
- the rplP gene encoding 50S ribosomal protein L16: MLAPKKVKYRKQQKGRMKGAAMRGNSLQFGSVGLQALEVGRITAPQIEAARIAMTRHVKRGGKIWIRLFPDKPITKKPTETRMGKGKGAPEGWVAVIRPGRVLYEMDGVHVDTMKEALRLAAHKLPLKTRILVREAVT; encoded by the coding sequence ATGCTAGCCCCCAAGAAAGTCAAATATCGTAAGCAACAGAAGGGCAGAATGAAGGGCGCGGCCATGCGGGGCAACTCTTTACAGTTTGGCAGCGTCGGATTGCAGGCCCTCGAAGTGGGTCGGATAACAGCCCCACAGATCGAGGCGGCGCGTATTGCTATGACCCGCCACGTAAAACGCGGCGGCAAAATCTGGATCCGGCTGTTTCCTGATAAGCCCATCACAAAGAAGCCCACTGAGACCCGAATGGGTAAAGGCAAAGGAGCACCCGAGGGATGGGTTGCGGTTATCAGACCGGGTAGGGTGTTGTACGAGATGGACGGCGTCCATGTGGATACGATGAAAGAAGCCCTGAGGCTTGCAGCGCATAAGCTTCCCCTGAAAACAAGGATCCTGGTTCGGGAGGCGGTAACATGA
- the rpsC gene encoding 30S ribosomal protein S3 — MGQKVNPIGFRLGVNKTWDSRWFATREFSRLVIEDDQIRKFLKKRLQHAGVSKIQIERAANKVKLIIHTSRPGIVIGKKGQEIEALKKELVNLIRRDIMIDIQEVRKPEVDAQLVAEGVAAQLERRVAFRRAMKKAVTSALKLGAQGVKISCAGRLAGAEMARREWYREGRVPLHTLRADVDYGFAEALTTYGIIGVKVLIFKGEILEEE; from the coding sequence TTGGGGCAGAAGGTCAATCCGATAGGCTTCCGATTGGGGGTAAACAAAACGTGGGATTCCAGGTGGTTTGCCACCCGTGAATTTTCCCGTCTGGTGATTGAAGACGACCAGATCCGCAAGTTCCTCAAGAAGAGGCTGCAGCATGCTGGTGTTTCCAAAATTCAGATCGAGCGGGCCGCCAACAAGGTCAAGCTGATTATCCATACCTCGAGGCCGGGCATTGTCATTGGGAAGAAGGGTCAGGAGATCGAGGCCCTGAAGAAAGAGCTGGTGAACCTGATTCGGCGCGACATAATGATCGACATACAGGAAGTGCGCAAGCCCGAGGTGGACGCCCAGTTGGTCGCAGAAGGGGTGGCCGCTCAACTGGAGCGGCGGGTAGCGTTCAGAAGAGCCATGAAGAAGGCGGTAACGAGCGCGCTGAAACTGGGAGCACAGGGTGTAAAAATTTCTTGCGCCGGGCGACTGGCCGGGGCGGAGATGGCACGGAGGGAATGGTACCGTGAAGGACGCGTGCCCCTCCACACGCTCCGAGCGGACGTGGATTACGGTTTCGCGGAAGCCCTGACGACGTACGGCATTATCGGCGTAAAAGTGCTTATTTTCAAAGGCGAGATTTTGGAAGAGGAATAA
- the rplV gene encoding 50S ribosomal protein L22: MRVRAVGKFLRVSARKARLITDLIKGKRVEEGMNLLKYSPKRGSRLVLKVLNSAVANADQNPNIDVDTLVIQNAYADEGPTLKRWQPRAMGRATRIRKRTSHITVVLEEA, translated from the coding sequence ATGCGTGTACGAGCAGTGGGCAAATTTTTGCGAGTCTCCGCCCGAAAGGCCCGATTGATAACGGACCTCATCAAGGGCAAGAGGGTGGAGGAAGGGATGAATCTGCTGAAGTATTCACCCAAGCGGGGGTCCCGGTTGGTCTTGAAAGTGTTGAATTCGGCAGTTGCCAATGCCGATCAGAATCCGAATATTGATGTAGATACATTGGTTATCCAGAATGCATACGCGGACGAGGGGCCGACTTTGAAACGATGGCAACCCCGCGCTATGGGAAGAGCCACACGGATTCGAAAACGCACGAGCCACATCACCGTTGTTTTGGAAGAAGCGTAA
- the rpsS gene encoding 30S ribosomal protein S19: MPRSLKKGPFIDQNLAIKAIRAKETSSRKVIQTWSRRSTIIPDFIGLTFAVHNGKKFIPVFVTENMVGHKLGEFAPTRTFYGHAGDKKTKMKGKR, encoded by the coding sequence GTGCCCAGATCGCTCAAAAAGGGACCTTTTATAGACCAGAATTTGGCAATCAAAGCCATACGAGCCAAAGAGACCAGTTCTCGAAAAGTGATCCAGACATGGTCCCGGCGTTCTACCATTATTCCCGATTTTATCGGTCTCACGTTTGCGGTCCACAATGGCAAGAAGTTCATACCCGTATTTGTCACTGAGAACATGGTGGGACACAAATTGGGTGAATTCGCACCTACGCGAACTTTCTATGGACACGCCGGCGACAAGAAAACCAAAATGAAAGGCAAGAGATAG
- the rplB gene encoding 50S ribosomal protein L2 — MALKKQNPTSPGRRFQTTATFEEITTTTPERSLLRPIKSTGGRNALGRLTARHRGGGHKRRYRMIDFKREKIDIPGKVATLEYDPNRSTRIALLHYADGEKRYILAPLKIQLGDVLVSGEFADIKPGNCLPLRNIPLGTHIHNIELNPGRGGQLVRSAGGYAQLMAKEGSYAQVKLPSGEVRMVFLACRATIGQLGNIEHENISIGKAGRSRWLGRRPKVRGVAMNPIDHPHGGGEGKSSGGRHPVTPWGKPTKGYKTRGKKSSDKYIVKKRTKK, encoded by the coding sequence ATGGCACTCAAAAAACAGAACCCAACATCACCGGGTAGGCGATTTCAAACGACCGCTACTTTCGAGGAGATCACGACTACAACTCCCGAGAGGAGCCTGCTTCGACCGATCAAGAGTACTGGCGGCCGCAATGCATTGGGTCGACTTACCGCCAGGCACCGAGGCGGCGGCCACAAACGTCGTTACCGGATGATTGACTTTAAAAGAGAGAAGATAGATATCCCCGGCAAGGTAGCCACCCTTGAATACGATCCGAATCGGTCGACGCGCATCGCGCTTCTGCACTATGCGGACGGGGAAAAGCGGTATATCCTGGCCCCGCTGAAGATACAGCTTGGTGATGTGCTGGTTTCCGGTGAGTTTGCAGATATTAAGCCCGGAAACTGCCTGCCCTTGAGAAATATCCCTCTGGGCACGCACATTCACAATATCGAGTTAAACCCGGGTCGTGGTGGTCAGCTTGTGCGTTCCGCCGGCGGTTACGCCCAGCTAATGGCGAAAGAGGGGAGTTACGCCCAAGTCAAGCTTCCTTCCGGAGAGGTCCGTATGGTTTTTCTGGCATGCCGGGCTACTATCGGTCAATTGGGCAACATCGAACACGAGAACATCTCCATCGGAAAAGCCGGGCGTTCGAGATGGCTTGGCCGCAGGCCCAAGGTCCGCGGCGTGGCCATGAACCCGATCGACCATCCGCACGGTGGTGGGGAAGGTAAGTCCTCAGGGGGACGGCACCCCGTGACGCCTTGGGGTAAGCCGACAAAGGGATATAAAACGCGCGGAAAGAAATCGAGCGATAAATATATCGTTAAGAAGCGAACGAAGAAGTAG
- a CDS encoding 50S ribosomal protein L23 — translation MKELHDILIRPLITEKSTTQKETHNEIAFVVNPKANKVEVWRAVEKAFNVKVLSVRTMRMIGKKKRVGRFPGKKPDWKKALVKLAPGDHIDFFEGA, via the coding sequence ATGAAAGAACTGCATGATATACTGATACGCCCTCTGATTACGGAAAAGAGCACCACGCAGAAAGAGACTCATAACGAGATCGCGTTCGTGGTGAATCCGAAGGCCAATAAAGTTGAAGTCTGGCGCGCTGTGGAAAAGGCCTTCAATGTAAAAGTACTCTCGGTGCGCACGATGAGGATGATCGGCAAGAAAAAACGCGTGGGCAGGTTCCCTGGGAAGAAACCGGACTGGAAAAAGGCGCTGGTGAAACTGGCTCCAGGCGACCACATTGACTTTTTTGAAGGCGCATAA